A genomic window from Chrysoperla carnea chromosome 3, inChrCarn1.1, whole genome shotgun sequence includes:
- the LOC123296388 gene encoding COMM domain-containing protein 3-like gives MVSSGVAQNLVKELYAALSDLIIQNARYDLTEENLQEFCSETLKLNTSYGQIITKFCYESKSAVQKKLSTITILSEPMLKGLNWKLDCIVKTSEAASVDTDAIYRIRLVALKYNPETNENEPTYISFSCDVLELTDLVSKLKDICHHVEKLTENTQ, from the exons ATGgtaa gttcaggagtggcacaaaatttggTTAAAGAATTATATGCAGCTTTATCtgatttaataattcaaaatgcaCGATACGATTTAACAGAAGAAAATTTGCAAGAATTTTGTTCCGAAACATTAAAGTTAAATACGAGTTATGGTCAGATTATTACTAAGTTTTGTTATGAATCTAAATCGGCGGTCCAAAAGAAGCTATCCACTATTACAATATTATCTGAACCTATGTTAAAAGGTCTTAATTGGAAATTAGATTGTAttgtaaag ACGTCAGAAGCTGCTTCAGTCGATACAGATGCTATTTATCGAATACGTCTTGtagctttaaaatataatccagaaacaaatgaaaatgaacCAACGTATATATCGTTCAGTTGTGATGTTTTAGAGTTAACTGATTTAGTTTCTAAACTAAAAGATATTTGCCATCATGTTGAAAAACTAACAGAAAATACTCAGTAA